The genomic DNA cttcggaataacgaacagcacccccatAATCACTTATGTTATTAACACACGTTTCTTAAATCTTCATACATATTTTTGGTTTCTCTATTTTGTGTGCTCTATGTGCCTAGAATCTGAACGAATCTGACCTTCGACCCCTCTTCCGGTACATGCGCAATGACCTCAACCAGCTGCAGCTACGCTGCATCAATTCGGACAACGGCTGCGAGGAGGTGACCAGCCTAGAGGTCATCGCCCGCCACGAGCGCGAGTGCGCTTACGGCGTCGCCGAGTGTCCCAACAAGTCGCGAGGCTGCGACGCGGTGCTCGAGCGTCGCTTGCTCGATTCCCACCTGTCCGCCTGCCACTATCGCAGCTCCAAGTGCCAGCGAGGCTGCGGACTCACGATCCTCAGCTCCGAGGTGGACTCGCACAACTGCGTGGCCGAGCTGCGCACGGAACTTGAGCTGCTTCGGTCGGAGATGATCTGCAAGCAGGAGGACATGCGGCATGAGATGCAGCTGCGGCTGGACTCGCAGCGAGCTCATATGGTGGAGAAGGTAGCCGTCATGCACCAAACCATGGACCAACTCAGAGGTACAACAACAAACTTGGA from Diadema setosum chromosome 9, eeDiaSeto1, whole genome shotgun sequence includes the following:
- the LOC140233475 gene encoding E3 ubiquitin-protein ligase NRDP1-like; translation: MGYDQDRFVSPVKDGLMCGICKDVLEDPLQAPCEHAFCATCIHGWLVHERTCPEDRKNLNESDLRPLFRYMRNDLNQLQLRCINSDNGCEEVTSLEVIARHERECAYGVAECPNKSRGCDAVLERRLLDSHLSACHYRSSKCQRGCGLTILSSEVDSHNCVAELRTELELLRSEMICKQEDMRHEMQLRLDSQRAHMVEKVAVMHQTMDQLRGDITSLQHELRVLNALETQRRQHMEALELERKELVELLKSLKEGETAKNTCRMCTRTEKITAL